TGTTGATGTAGatgtaaaactttatttttaaggtctCAGATTATTTATAATCCGCTTCTTTCTTGGGTGTTTCAGGATGTGCTGCGATCTCACCCTCCGAATCAGGTCCTGTCAGCTCTGCAGGCTTTGGCCTCCAAACAGCAGGTGGCGCTGGAGGAGAAAACCGCAGCTCTGGATGTCGAACGTGACGTTTCTGCTCTTGGGTATGACAACTAGTTAAAGGACCTGTATTTGACTATTCTAGATCTTAGAGcttcttgtgtttgtgtgtgtgtgtgtgtgtgtgtgttaatgcttttaGCTAAAACCAGTCTTagataatgaatttatttttttcttacctcATACTAAGTCCTTCCATTACACTCTCCTTCAGCATTTCTGTcaccagaaaaaagaaaagcagtgcTGAGCAAAGAGCCGGGGGAGGGGCAGTTTCTTATATGAGGTtacaatagggaaaaaaaatagaaatagaaaaaatagaaaaatggcaaggaaaaaaaaagggtgaatattttttctctctggtTATTGCTTTATGCACATACACGCACTTACGCGcgcacactcacatacacacacacactctggagacactttttttttttttatcagggttttttttcttcttttttttttgacggcACTAGGTTCCGGTACGAGAGCCATCACCTGCTGGACGTGTCcatggaggaagaggaggactTGCCGCCAGTTCGCAGTCTGTTACAGGTGAGCAGGAGTGAGTAGGCAGCACTGTAAAGATGATCGCCTCGTATGCTCCTCAGAGCTTCTGTACTGAAGCTTTATTTTTGCGCTGATTTTCTTGCTATGCTAGCTCGACTCCTCCGAAAAGCCTCATTGAACATTTCACACGTATACAGCATGGGTATAAACATGGGAGAGAGTTAATCCAGTGGGGACTAAAATCAGAATGGACAGTAATGTTGAgtcttcattatttaaaaaataaaacacttgaggTCGTCCTGTTTATTATAAGTATTTAGCTTAACAGCGCTGAttaatttaactttaacttaTACCGAAGCAATCAGCAAACACTAACATCCTATAGATTAAAGAACTCTAAACGAAATCTTTGTCTTGTTTTCAATTATGAAACGTAAATGAGAAAAATtcttaaatgctaaataaacaccttcttttaaaatgttaaaggttttaaatgtgttttaaatttgtgtgAATCCTGTACAGTCCGTGTGGGAGGAGGTGGAACAGTGTTACGTGCGCCTGGCAGAGGCACGGAGTACAGCTCGGAGACGGCACGCTGAGCTCAGCGCGCTCACCAAGGAGGTCCAGCTAAGAATTCTGGGACAGGATGATCTCGTCAACCCCACAGCCCGGTGCGTCCACACTCCCCGGCACTCAAACACTGACTCTGTGATGATGTCAGCAGTAAAAGAGTGACGTATTCtcatgtaaagaataaaaacactCAGACGTAGGTGTGCTGAAATGAAAGCTCATACATGTATAGTTACAGTTAACATTCTGGAGCatctttctgaccaatcaggatcgAGCATGATGAAGTATGTATAGCTATAAAACCACTCAGGTGTGACTGATGTTTTCTGTCGTGCTTTGTGCGTGtgcgttttaaaaaaatttttaggagtgtgtttgaaTTGGAGATGCAGGCGGTGCGACAGACTGCGGTGAGAGACAGCGTGCGAGAGCAGGTCACGCTGCTCCAGCAGGAGAACCGAGAGAAACGTGAGGCTCTGCGCAGCCTCCACACGCAGTGGCAGAGCATCATGGACTTCAGGCAGCTCGTGGTACGTGGCAGCGACAGCAAAACCCAGCCGTGTCCGTAATAACTCAAAAGCGGGACGAGGGAGAGGGCAGGAGAACAGGAGTGCGTTTACAAACAACACTGCTCTTTTATCACGTTGTAGACGATCCACTCGAGTATCTAGGACCTGGTGCTGGTGTTAAAGCTGTAGTGTTTTGCATTAAAGCAGGACGCAGCTCTGGCTCCATTATATTTTGAAGAGCTAATGTTAATTTTCCCGCCAGATTCACGTGACGATTCACAcgtctcctcttcttctttctttttttcttttttttttattaaggtgaACAATGTAGCATTTCTGGGTGGTAAATCGTACTACAgcgaaacctcggattgcgagtaatgcggtttgcgagtgtttctcAAGACGaggaaagatttttaataaattttgacttgaaaaacaagcaagtcttggtttacgaggtatcgagtatcatgtatcacgcatgggCTTCTTGTTTTCAAGTTGGCTAAGTTGATCACAACTAACCCAACagtttttgtctctcttttgctatggaattgtgggtaatcttcTCCCCAGTTCGGACTTAGTGTGCGTCTCTTGCtgttataatcaacatccgtgcatgcgtgtactgttcaTTATAACACCGCATAAAAGGAAACGCGTATCAGTTGGGATTTAGTTTGACTTTtgtatctgttgggatttagtttaactttttttaaaggtaaagttcaggttaatttgttttatttttactttatattttgttaattatttttgtgtatgtatttttgtttatgtttcaattttttggggctgtggaacaaataatttgaatttccattatgtcttatgggaaaatttatatTGCGTTaagttttggaatatgagcacGCTtacagaacgaattatgctcgtaatccgaggttccactgtatagggTGTCCTACTGTGAGGGTGTCTTATATCAGGATGTATTACTAGAGGGTTTTTCTGCTACAGGTTGTCTACTAGAAGGCGTCTTACTAAAGTGTGTTTCACTGTTGGGTGTCCTACTACTTGTAGAGTGTCCTTCTACAAGGTCTCCTAATATGGTATCATGTTCTGTTTTACTGCATAGTTGTACTACAGGGTGACCTACTTGAGTCCCACAGGGTGTCCTACTACAGTACTATAGAGTGTCctactggagcctatcctactGCAGAGTCTGCGCTGTCTTTTTTTACGATAGTACAGGGTGTCCTACTTCCGAGTGTCCCAAAGGTTAAATTTGCTGAATTCCTTGAAAATATGCAACAGATTTTGTACTTTAAATGTGtaagattataattttttttcttcttcttttgagtttgTGTATGGTGGGTGCATTGCCACCACCTACTGTACTGGAGTGCGGAGCAGAAGATTGATTTAAGTAGTTCTTAATACTTTAAAATCCTGTAAGAAATGTAGCTGAGGAAGAAAAGATCTTGCCACGCTTGCTGTCTTCATGACTCCAGACGCCTCTGATTGTGTTCTCTGTGTGATGCAGGATGTCAGACAGGAACAGATACGGAGTCTGattgtaggaaactccagtatGAAGACCGAACTCACGCGTGTTCACTCAGAGGTACGCCCGCCCGCATGCTTTCCTCTCTTTACTGAAACGTTTCTTTACTTACAGGCATAGGTCCTCGAATCAAATACATTCTTTCAGGTTCACTACAAAAATTGCAAGCGGCTGCACAGCTTTTTAAAGAACGTTGATGTATTTATGAAGAAGGAACCAATAGTGGATCCTGGATCAGTCTAGGGCCGGGGCAATCTGACCTAGAAGATCATTTCGCGATATTTTTCTATGATATGCCTAGTGATCGTAAAGGGTTGTTAACAAACTGCATTTAAATCAACGAaatcaagatttatttatttatttttattcaaactTCAAACGAATCATAAAAACATAACAGATTAAGCCGTGGTCTTATCACTCATCAATACTCAAGTGTATTTAGGCCTGGGGGACGCGTCAAGAAATAATTCTTCTTCCTTTAATGTAAACTTGCAGTTAACTCAACTGCACAGTCgcactattttaaacattttaaaaaaggggaaTGATTCATAATAGCCTTAGGTTTCTgtacttaaatatatatttcatgtaTCTGTTATTTACATGAGTAGTTCTATTATTAGAGGatacttttattactttaactCCACCTAAATTTACAGCAAATATACAATAtctacttttacttcactacattttcgTGTAAAGCGGCGATTCCTCCATCTGCTGACTGTTATGTGGATTTGCGTGACTTGCCTTCCCTTGGAGACACACCTGATAAAGCAGCAGGTGTTTAAAATGGGTGTAGGTGATTTTAAACAGCATGTTTACAAGacgagagagagatagagaaacaCTATTGTGAGCTAATactcacaaaaaacaaaaagtgttgTACCTTTTAATATTTGAAGGTGAAGACTTTTGTGCTAAAATGTAAGACTTCTACTTGAGTCTTATTTGCTCCAGGGAATCTCTACTTTAGCATAGATTTTGTACAGGGTTTGTATATTTTACCAATCCCTGATAATAGCACTGTGTGTTAAGTTGAGTTGCCTTTGACGGTGTTTATTGTTAAAAGTTCTGTACAAACAGAATGCTGtgattgttttctttctttctttcctttctcattGCATCTCAGCTGAGAGCGTTTGTAGGAGAGAAGCTCAGCCCACAGTTCGGGGCCGTGATCCGGGCCGCCGGCGAACTCCGAAACTCCGTGTCCCAGGAAGCCAAGCTGTTCAACTCGGTGTGTCTTGCTGCCCTGGACCGCAGGATTATAGAAGGGTACACGTCCCAGATGCTGCACTACTTTATATTATCATCACTCACACTGGAATACTCCTCATTTATCCTACGTTATTGTGTGTTACAGCGAGAGAACGCCTGTAGATCAGCTCTCCATGTACCGCGGGAACGCTCCGGCACTGCACGCCATCCATCAGAGCCTGTCCACTCCGCTCTATATGGCGAGTCTCTTATACTAGtttaactctttctacaaactctttacccgGGATTatattaaaaggttaaagctaaaaataatctgatgagctttaatgtagtcactgatattattatttcaggttgaagccacACGTACatgtttgtctgtctttctatACGTcggaactctctgtctaacttatttaacaaagaaatcACGCACATcatgtcttaaaaccactccagcgtgttaaaattcacttataccacttcagcgctgttatttcagccaaagtgaagatatgaactaatcccagtcaaaaatattcactttatcttttctaattaatatctattggtgcaggtgtttaacacacacaactgttcataacataaacatttatatttcacttacggtgcaggttaaacttcagacagataTCTAAGGACTGCAAAAGTTTCCTTACATTCTGTCAAACAAAAATTTTTCTGGTCCTCCAacgtatgaaacataaagagatgattaaaagagcaagttctgaccaacgtacagacaacattgtaattttctttattttttgtagaCACTCTCATATAGTTACTACAGCAAAACTTGAAGCACATCAGTTTCCACATCATGAAAAGCAATATTCATATTTACTTAAATTGATCATATTTGgattattttatgatttaagTTGTCTCTACAATGCGTGTTTTTTTTCGTCGTtgtattttataacaaaaaacaactgGTAACGGTTGTGTTTGTGTCCCACAGGCTGCGGAGTCGTTGTTCTCTCAGGCGGTGTCTCAGAAGCTGCAGCTGCGTTTCCTCCGTCGCCTCCTGCAGCTGCGCACGGACTGTCTAACAGACGTGCAGAACCGAACAGCGCAGCTGCCTGCTCCTAACCAGCAGggtaacatcacacacacacctttctctGCACTATATTTATAACTGTTAACTGCCCTTGTATTAGTgaaacacgttttttttttttaagtgatgacTGGATAGTACattaaaattgtgtgtgtgtgtgtgtaacagctcTGCTGCAGCGTGTGAAGGCAGAGGATGCGGAGCTGCTGCAGTCTCTGTTGCCCCGtgtccaggagctcacacagaGATGTTCTAAGGGCGTGGCCTACACCAAGCAGGTCGACACCGCCATCACACACTGGTGAGGAAACAACCGCCACTCAAACACTAAATGTTTAACACTCGTCTATATCTGTGGTACGTTAAAGCTGAGAGACAGGAATGATATAATGCCACTGCATTATTTTCTTTGAATaatctgtaaataataaatgcatttttattccaGTTTTTCTTCTCCCGTGGTGTGAAACTGTGTACAAAGTTAGCAATAACTATCCACGATTTAAATATAACAGTCATCTTCACACATCTTGTATCTGGATCGTTAAATGTATACAGGAAGTAACAGGAGCAGATTGACTTCCTGCACTGATGAGCTGTTAAAACACTTATAGCTTCTCCAAGCGTCAGATTGTAATTAGCACGAGTTGACGAGTTCTCTTCCGAGGTGTTGAAAATAGGTGTGAGAACAGCTTTCTTCCAGTGTGAACAGCCTTAGTaattgtgtgtgttgtaggtgGGAGCAGCCGGCTCAGTTTGCTCTGCCAGACATGCAGCAGGACGGACTGACGTTCCAGCAGTGGCTGCAGAGATGGAAACTGGCCACGAAGGAACTTTAACTTCATGCCGGTTCCTGATCTACATCACTACACACCTTAATCCGAACCTGTGTACCCTTTTTAAGAGTAATTTTTAAACGACATTAAAGTATACCACCatgttgtaattatttttaatcttgTGTTTCg
This region of Clarias gariepinus isolate MV-2021 ecotype Netherlands chromosome 9, CGAR_prim_01v2, whole genome shotgun sequence genomic DNA includes:
- the haus5 gene encoding HAUS augmin-like complex subunit 5; this encodes MGSLVQEVKRWATEELDLPPHSLPHDSYIKTLCVGTGASIWKYVIQHVYSERKVRLMRGNLQWYKILQDKELKQVEGQNKDARRVELQREISELQNELGHIEQKISTAEEQLANEELSVNRHCAQYEESRLRELMLDSFRLRCSDERDALTHDTQTISSQRQALERLARKAEVKVEFGGSDDGDSGTSTEPLVLRNVRDLCMERVLFFQSLQDSMLKSTTPEFTPEQRNAAYRHWISAVEDVLRSHPPNQVLSALQALASKQQVALEEKTAALDVERDVSALGFRYESHHLLDVSMEEEEDLPPVRSLLQSVWEEVEQCYVRLAEARSTARRRHAELSALTKEVQLRILGQDDLVNPTARSVFELEMQAVRQTAVRDSVREQVTLLQQENREKREALRSLHTQWQSIMDFRQLVDVRQEQIRSLIVGNSSMKTELTRVHSELRAFVGEKLSPQFGAVIRAAGELRNSVSQEAKLFNSVCLAALDRRIIEGERTPVDQLSMYRGNAPALHAIHQSLSTPLYMAAESLFSQAVSQKLQLRFLRRLLQLRTDCLTDVQNRTAQLPAPNQQALLQRVKAEDAELLQSLLPRVQELTQRCSKGVAYTKQVDTAITHWWEQPAQFALPDMQQDGLTFQQWLQRWKLATKEL